One window of the Osmerus mordax isolate fOsmMor3 chromosome 2, fOsmMor3.pri, whole genome shotgun sequence genome contains the following:
- the LOC136932657 gene encoding potassium voltage-gated channel subfamily H member 7-like encodes MPVRRGHVAPQNTFLGIIIRKFEGQNRKFVIANARVENCAIIYCNDGFCEMTGFSRPDIMQKPCTCDFLHGEQTDSHDIAQVTQALLGSDERKVDITYHRKDGSDFQCNMHIIPVKNEEGLVMMFILNFDYVLDEESGDSTEKLNNTSPTKSDQRKSRFFRFRQAAFSLMGTSKQSLPQEDPDGVMVDSPKPPEDSLALTSLPSPSKDSPTDANDTHALISPSHHSSQASVTAPLDHSSPKHPWDRLYQTEQHQSTTCLAATNAYPQGSIGSMRRASSVHDIEGFSSNSKALFRDRHQSEGPFTHLRSSLLGSTSDSHINKYSTINKIPLIALNFSEGNERKVHSPPASEKTIIAPKVKDRTHNVTEKVTQVLSLGADVLPEYKLQTPRMDRFTILHYSPFKAVWDWLILLLVIYTAILTPYSAAFLLNDREEHKRRECGYSCSPLNVVDLMVDIMFIIDILINFRTTYVNVNEEVVSHPAKIAIHYFKGWFLIDMVAAIPFDLLIFGSGSDETTTLIGLLKTARLLRLVRVARKLDRYSEYGAAVLMLLMCIFALIAHWLACIWYAIGNVEKPYLEHKIGWLDNLGVSIGKRYNYSDPNSGPSIKDKYVTALYFTFSSLTSVGFGNVSPNTNSEKIFSICVMLIGSLMYASIFGNVSAIIQRLYSGTARYHTQMLRVREFIRFHQIPNPLRQRLEEYFQHSWTYTNGIDMNTEVLKGFPECLQADICLHLNKNLLEDCRAFQGATKGCLRALAMRFQTTHAPPGDTLVHSGDVLTALYFLSRGSIEILKDDIVVAILGKNDIFGEMIHLYAKPGKSNADVRALSYCDLHTIQREEILEVLDMYPEFADLFLTNLELTFNLRDDNVKVEPMYSHGSDSEGEDNKRRRRISFTPHPSKGGSIKEVEQDSGRKRDAFSGLKRGSEDMKDWEKEELRSLGRGGKGCSSVEAATQGPDAHHAGEPLPRDNMDKSPSFEDLCDDEWACEKPTDLLDESAQSQGEQGEDDSASEITYGEVEQRLDQLQEHLNRLESQMTTDIHTILQLLQRQSTLGPPAYSTVTGSPDYLRPAVRIQPIAALMPSHFFSHASTQGTELSLERTLPDPKASLSVLSQVPPPLGENLTALFVQRHTIPLPPQQQQQPTTTHQHSKSILLPVDTCSPSVLSPENNMCLRPASDPGPPRP; translated from the exons GGTCGGACTTCCAGTGCAACATGCACATCATCCCGGTCAAGAACGAGGAGGGCCTTGTGATGATGTTCATCCTCAACTTCGACTATGTCCTTGATGAGGAAAGCGGGGACTCCACAGAGAAGCTCAACAACACGTCACCCACAAAGTCTGATCAGA GAAAGAGCAGATTCTTCCGATTCCGCCAGGCAGCTTTCAGCCTCATGGGAACCAGCAAACAGTCGCTTCCCCAAGAGGACCCTGACGGCGTCATGGTGGACTCCCCCAAACCTCCCGAGGACTCGCTGGCCCTGACCAGCCTGCCCTCGCCCTCCAAGGACAGCCCGACCGATGCCAACGACACGCACGCCCTCATCAGCCCCAGTCACCACTCGTCGCAGGCCAGCGTGACAGCACCGCTGGACCACTCCTCGCCCAAACACCCCTGGGACCGGCTGTACCAAACGGAGCAGCACCAGTCCACCACCTGCCTGGCAGCTACCAACGCGTACCCCCAGGGGAGCATCGGCAGCATGAGACGAGCCTCGTCCGTCCATGACATAGAGGGCTTCAGCTCCAACAGCAAAGCCCTCTTCCGAGACCGGCATCAGAGCGAAG GTCCATTCACCCACCTGAGGTCCAGTTTGCTGGGCTCCACCTCCGACTCCCACATCAACAAATACAGCACCATCAACAAGATCCCTCTCATCGCCCTCAACTTCTCAGAGGGGAACGAGAGGAAGGTCCACTCTCCGCCTGCATCTGAGAAAACCATCATCGCTCCAAAGGTCAAAGACAGGACACACAACGTCACTGAGAAAGTCACACAG GTGTTGTCTCTGGGAGCTGACGTCCTACCCGAGTACAAGCTCCAGACGCCACGCATGGACCGGTTCACCATCCTCCACTACAGCCCCTTCAAGGCGGTGTGGGACTGGCTCATCCTGCTGCTGGTCATCTACACGGCCATCCTGACGCCCTACTCCGCCGCCTTCCTCCTCAACGACCGCGAGGAGCATAAACGGCGCGAATGCGGCTATTCCTGCTCCCCGCTCAACGTGGTGGACCTCATGGTGGACATCATGTTCATCATCGACATCCTCATCAACTTCAGGACCACCTACGTCAACGTGAACGAGGAAGTGGTCAGCCACCCTGCCAAGATCGCCATCCACTACTTCAAGGGCTGGTTCCTCATCGACATGGTGGCCGCCATCCCCTTCGACCTGCTGATCTTCGGCTCCGGGTCAGATGAG accacaactCTGATTGGCCTTCTGAAGACCGCCAGGCTGCTGCGATTGGTCCGCGTGGCCAGGAAGCTGGACCGCTACTCTGAGTACGGCGCTGCAGTCCTCATGCTGCTCATGTGCATCTTCGCGCTCATCGCCCATTGGCTGGCCTGCATCTGGTACGCCATCGGGAACGTGGAGAAACCGTACCTGGAGCACAAGATTGGCTGGCTGGACAACCTGGGCGTGTCCATCGGGAAGCGCTACAACTACAGCGACCCCAACTCCGGTCCATCCATCAAGGACAAGTACGTGACGGCGCTGTACTTCACCTTCAGCAGTCTGACCAGCGTGGGCTTCGGGAACGTCTCCCCCAACACCAACTCTGAGAAGATCTTCTCCATCTGCGTCATGCTCATCGGCT CCCTCATGTACGCCAGCATCTTCGGGAACGTGTCGGCCATCATCCAGCGCCTGTACTCGGGCACGGCGCGCTACCACACCCAGATGCTGCGGGTGCGAGAGTTCATCCGCTTCCACCAGATCCCCAACCCCCTCCGCCAGCGCCTGGAGGAGTACTTCCAGCACTCCTGGACGTACACCAACGGCATCGACATGAACACG GAG GTGCTTAAAGGCTTCCCAGAGTGTCTCCAGGCAGACATCTGCCTCCACCTGAACAAGAACCTGCTGGAGGACTGCAGGGCCTTCCAGGGAGCCACCAAGGGCTGCCTGCGGGCGCTGGCCATGCGCTTCCAGACCACGCACGCCCCCCCGGGGGACACCCTGGTCCACAGCGGGGACGTGCTCACTGCTCTCTACTTTCTGTCGCGCGGCTCCATCGAGATCCTGAAGGACGACATTGTGGTGGCCATCTTAG GGAAGAACGACATCTTTGGAGAGATGATCCACCTGTACGCCAAGCCGGGGAAGTCCAACGCGGATGTGCGAGCACTGAGCTACTGCGACCTGCACACCATCCAGAGAGAGGAGATCCTGGAGGTGCTGGACATGTACCCTGAGTTCGCTGACCTCTTCCTGACTAATCTTGAGCTGACCTTCAACCTCAGAGACGACAACGTGAAAGTAGAG CCCATGTATTCTCACGGCAGTGACTCAGAGGGAGAGGATAACAAGCGAAGGAGGCGTATCTCCTTCACTCCACATCCGTCGAAAG GGGGAAGCATCAAGGAAGTGGAGCAGGActcggggaggaagagggatgcgTTCTCGGGCCTGAAGAGGGGTTCGGAGGACATGAAAgactgggagaaggaggagctacGGTCTctgggaagaggggggaagggttGCTCGTCTGTGGAGGCCGCCACTCAAGGGCCGGACGCACACCACGCGGGAGAGCCCCTGCCCAGAGATAACATGGACAAGAGCCCCTCGTTTGAAG ATCTGTGTGATGATGAATGGGCTTGTGAAAAGCCCACAGACCTCCTGGATGAGTCAGCACAATCGCAAGGAGAGCAAGGAGAGGACGACTCGGCGAGTGAGATCACGTATGGCGAGGTGGAGCAACGTCTGGATCAGCTGCAGGAACATCTGAACAG ACTGGAGTCCCAGATGACCACGGACATCCACACCatcctgcagctgctgcagagGCAGTCCACCCTGGGTCCTCCAGCCTACAGCACAGTGACCGGCAGCCCAGACTACCTGAGGCCCGCGGTGAGGATCCAGCCCATCGCTGCCCTGATGCCCAGCCATTTCTTCAGCCATGCATCCACACAG GGTACTGAACTCAGCCTAGAGAGGACTCTTCCAGACCCCAAAGCCTCGTTGTCGGTCTTGTCCCAGGTGCCCCCGCCCCTGGGGGAGAACCTGACAGCACTCTttgtacaaagacacacaataccactaccaccacaacaacagcaacaaccaaCCACAACCCATCAACACTCGAAATCCATCCTTCTTCCAGTTGACACCTGCTCACCTTCAGTCCTGTCCCCAGAAAACAACATGTGTCTGCGACCAGCCTCGGACCCCGGGCCGCCCAGACCGTAG